ttactctttagccactgtttaaaatgtatttactATTTCGCCagtgcttaataaatttttatccgctcggacaaaaatacccatgtgctagacatgggtgttgtgtaaatattaaggacatgatgtccttaacttgatgaatgttgtgtaaatattaaggacaaagtatcATGTATTTACACTtttcgttgttaaactttagggcatcatgtccttaacttcatatgtgcagtgtaaatgttaaggacatggcgtccttaacttcatgtgtgcagtgtaaatgttaaggacataatatccttaacttgtatttacaccttctgttgttaaactttaggatctcatgtccttaacttcatgtgtgcagtgtaaatgttaaggacatggtgtccttaactttatgagtattgtgtaaatattaaggatatggtATCCCTAACTTCATGAATGCTATGTAAATATTAAAGACAAAGTGTCCTATATTTGCACCTTCGGtttttaaactttaggacatcatgtccttaacttcatatgtgcagcgtaaatgttaaggacatggcgtcattaacttcatgtgtgcagtgtaaatgttaaggacaccatatccttaatatttacacagcactcataaaaaaaaggtaaaaacatcttttcgtattaattttaatagagtagcgGTTATTTTTACTCAGCATTAAAAATACtggataaaaactaaataccataTTAAAAAGTGGCTATCACACGCCATTTGTACGAAAATACCATCTCTCCGGATAAGCCCAAGATTTGGTGGCATCAGCGCATCCCTACACACCAAGAAAGTCGCTCCGATCTCTAAAAGAATTAAAAACTACATGACTTTATTAAGTCAGGGTGTCTCAAAAACTGAATTTTGCAGTCAATCCTAAAGTCATACTTTGTTCGTTCAAGACTTGGTTCAAGACCCTTAACTCCCAGATAACGGATGCCATTCCTCTTGGTGTCAAAGGGTAATTTCCTTAATCCAGCGGACATACTAGAAATCAAAGAATAAAAGGGCAACAAGGTGCACCAACCTCCCGCATAGGGATAACTGTTACAGTTGCGCCAAGGCTCTCCTCGGCTAGCAATCAAAGCGTGCCAAATAAGAAACTAAAATTAAGAAGGGTAGATATATCACAAGATCCACGATAAGTCACATTCTGTTAGAGATCCCTTCCGATAAAACTTTTCAGAACTCAACAGCATCCTGCACCGATACAATCTGGGTGTGTGGGCGGAAAAAGGGCGGATTCAACAAACCCTTCCATACACAGGTCAAAACATTTAATGGAGGTTATGGACATCCCCTATAGCTTTCTCAGCCTACCTTCTTCACCTATCGAAATCTCCATTCTTAGCTAAGATATAAAGATCATTGCCTCATCCTTAAAATGTCTTTCTTTTCTCCATGGCAAAAAAAATTGCAACAAGCCTTCCTTTACTGCTAGCAATATTGATCTAAACTTAACGACACCCTGTCCAAATAAGGTCGTCCAACTTATACTACGATCTGCATTAATCCAATAGCACTGCATTAAAGTCTAGATGCTCATCCTTATGGAAGcaaaatgtgtgtgtgtgtgtgtgtgttttgttttttttttggggggggggggggggggtgttaagGGGGGATGCAAAGGGGAATCAGAAGTTTTGAGCTCATAAAGAAAGGGACTTGCACGCTCGTCTATGTAAGAAATTCGAATATTAGCATTCAGAACAAGTGAAGTAGAGGCTGAAATATTCAAGTATAAGTGTAAAATAGAAGCTGTTTACTGTTCAGAATCAGAACCAAGTGAAGTAGAGGCGGAAATTGTAACATACTGGTGCGATAAACCTAGGAAACTTGATTCGTAGCATCTGATATATGACCTGAGCACCAGTTGATTCAATTGCCTGTACTCAAAATGCAAATGGAATCTCGTTGCTGACTGCACAAATTAACCATCATATTCAATGCTAACTAAAGAACATCAAACGATATTTAATTCATTAAAAAAGTTGCATGCCCATGCCAAATCAGTGTTAAAGCACTCCGATTTTAACCTGTACTTGTTATTGCAGAGAGCACTTTCTCGCATCAGATTTTAACCTGTCAGAAAAAAGGCAAAATAACTGAAGTCAAACCATCATTCACAATGAAACAAAGGACATTACACTAGACACAGACACATTATGGTCAGAACTCAGAAAACAGCTCAAACAACAAAAATGAATCAAGACAACTACATTAAATACAATTGAGAATAACCAAAACTTCTGCTTGAAAGTTCATATTAATGACGTACATTTTAACAAGAAGTCAAATCCAGACTAGAATCCTCTCGAAGAAATTTGTATTGACATAATTTCACTCATCACCTTTTCAGACAGTTCATCTGCAAAAACCAAAGTGTTGATGGAAGCACTGTAGTATAACATGTTGAAACTGAGCTTTCACAGAACATGAAATATATAGACAGAATTTTCCATTCCAGCAATGTCAATAAGCAGATTTTCGTTAATTGACATGTCACTTAACTCTAACGGAAGAAAGTAACTTATGGGGCAATCACCTGCTAGAGAACACTAAAGAGTCAATCCATATAGACGCTAAACCCATATTATTACTACTTAGGTATATATAAAACAGGTACACCATGGCATTATAAACTCGTGGAATATCGGAGAGCTCCAGAAATTAGAATCCACACTGATCTGCAATCTGCACAACTACATCAATGAGTAAATAAGGTGCATCCACATCCATCAGCAGTGGCGGATCTAGAATTTGAACTTTCTGAGTTTTGGATTCTAGGGGAACAACCTCAATTGCTAGTAACTGAGTTCTAAATTTAATTCTGGTACTGGATTCTACCGAACCCATACATCAGCCCCTGTCCATTAAAGGATCATGTAAAGGGTAGAAAGAACTAAATAAAAAATACTGCAAGGATGTCAAACAGCAAAAGACAAACCTCTGTACTAAAAGAACTGTTGAAATTTAAAGTAATGTACAAAAGATTTTATCTTCTCAGAATGAAACACACGGGAGTAGATTCAAGTAATTCAAGAGGAAATAGATCTGCCAATTCCTGGTCAAATGTGCTCTCTGTTAATCCAAACAGTTTATGTGAAAATGACAAAAGTGTGTTTGATGACCAAAAGGATTGTTTGTTTGGTAATTTAGGTATACTTGGCAAAGAGAAACAGATTCACTCATAAGTATGTAACAATAAATCCAACATAAAGCGTCGATTATGCTATTGTTTTAACCCAACATAGTCACTCAATTTGATGAAAGAGACCATCAAAACTTTTCAGCAAGGCAGGCTTCATCTCAAGGAAGACAAAGTAAGGCAGTATCAGTTGGAAATTGCAGCCTCCTTACTGTTGGAGCTCTACATTTCAAGAGGAATAATACGCACGCCTTCGAGATGAAAATTCAGGAATTACATCATTCCAAGCAACCTCCTGCAAAAGGAAACAAAATTAGCTTCTAGGAATCAAATTCCATCCTCCCCATTTTGAACCAGCTTGTAAATTTGCAATAACTGGACCATACACTGCTTGAATGATTGTAAACAAAAGCATAGaatggaaaataaatttggaaagagGCAATTACCTGAAAGACAAAAGCTTAATGCTAAAACCCACCAAGCTACTCCGCAACTCTCACCAACAATATATTACTTTAATTGCAAAGAACTTGAATCTATACACACAATACCTAATTGGATTTGGAATGAAGcttagacatgaaagaaacaaaTTCAACTCGATTAGtatcaatttaatttttttttgcttCCTTCATGATTCAGATAACACTGCAAATAAAGACAAATTTGTCGATTTCCCCTTGAGGCCAAGGATAAGGTCAAGAGGAAACCAAATAGGCGCATTTTAGCAGATACGAAGTAAACTTTCTAACTTATACCAACCAGGTGACAACAGTATTTAAGTCGAGACGAAAATGTCATAGTACAGATTTTGGACTATTCTACCTCATGACGTAACAAAAGCGCATTGTATCTTCAGCTCGCTAAAACACGCCACCAAAATTCTCAAAATCACAAAAATTTCACAAAAACTGATATATTTCATAGATGATTAGCTGTCCATTACACAACAAAAGCCATACAAATCAAAGGAAGCTAAATACTAATTAACTAAAGCAACTATTTTTACACCTAACACAAACCCTAAAGACAGTAAATTTAAAACATTTAACCCTAAAATTCTTCAAGAGCTAGTGAATTTGGTAACAGCCTTAGTGCCTTCAGAGACAGCATGTTTAGCCAATTCACCAGGAAGTACAAGTCTCACAGCAGTCTGAATCTCCCGAGAAGTGATAGTGGGCTTCTTGTTGTACCTAGCAAGTCTAGAAGATTCCTGAGCAAGCTTCTCGAAGATATCATTAATGAAACTGTTCATGATACCCATGGCTTTGCTTGAAATACCGATATCGGGGTGAACTTGTTTCAGAACCTTGAAGATGTAGATCTTGTAAGTCTCAACTGACTTCTTTgccctcttcttcttcttgtctCCGGCAGCACCGGCGTCCTTCGGGAGCTTCTTTCCGGCCTTGGGCTTCTTCTCTGCTGGTGCTTTCTCGGCGACCGGGGTTTTCTCGGCGGCCGGTTTCTTCTCGGCGGGTTTCTTCTCTGCCTTTGGTGCCATTTTTTGAGGAGAGAAAAGGGATTTTAGGTTAAGAGAAGGTTTGGAGTGATTGCGAGGAGATGTGAATACGATTGATGAAGAGATTGGGAATTGAGGGTTTGTTTATATAATGTTCTGCAAAGAGTTCTGATTGGTTACATTTGAGTGACGCGGATCGTGGTATTGACCGTTGATCTTTGTTTTTAATCAACGGCGGAGAGGGGTTTGGTGAGTTGAGGGGAAATGTCTTTTTGTTTTGGGATTTGAAATTGAAATCCGTCAACTTTCATTAAGGCGGTAGCTGAAAAAGTGAAATCCCGAATCCCGCCTGATAAAAATTCATGTGCGAAATTTGGAAGTCTCTTTTTAACTTAAAAGGGATAAGGATAATAATGTTGCCATAAAATAGGAGTTTATTTTCGTTTGATTTGGATTGGattttttttcattattttagtttttttaatcTTAATTTATATGACTTTTTTTTTTATCTGTTGTCAAGAAAATAATATCTTTGAAAATTAATTAGTTTTGGCATCCTCATTTTTGACCTTCATGGCAT
This sequence is a window from Nicotiana tomentosiformis chromosome 5, ASM39032v3, whole genome shotgun sequence. Protein-coding genes within it:
- the LOC104088188 gene encoding histone H2B.3 gives rise to the protein MAPKAEKKPAEKKPAAEKTPVAEKAPAEKKPKAGKKLPKDAGAAGDKKKKRAKKSVETYKIYIFKVLKQVHPDIGISSKAMGIMNSFINDIFEKLAQESSRLARYNKKPTITSREIQTAVRLVLPGELAKHAVSEGTKAVTKFTSS